The following are from one region of the Vicugna pacos chromosome 9, VicPac4, whole genome shotgun sequence genome:
- the NGF gene encoding beta-nerve growth factor isoform X1, whose product MSGSQDPYGLAPPLGQSRVLARSRAVHGAGWHAGPKLSSASGPNNGFSKGAAFCPGHTEVHSVMSMLFYTLITALLIGIQAEPHTKSNVPAGHDVPQAHWTKLQHSLDTALRRAHSAPAGAIAARVAGQTRNITVDPKLFKKRRLRSPRVLFSTQPPPVAADTQDLDLEANRAASFNRTHRSKRSAPSHPIFHRGEFSVCDSVSVWVADKTTATDIKGKEVMVLGEVNINNSVFKQYFFETKCRDPNPDESGCRGIDSKHWNSYCTTTHTFVRALTMDGKQAAWRFIRIDTACVCVLSRKAGRRA is encoded by the exons AGTCCTGGCCCGGAGTCGTGCAGTCCACGGGGCTGGATGGCATGCTGGACCCAAGCTCAGCTCAGCGTCCGGGCCCAATAACGGCTTTTCCAAGGGAGCAGCTTTCTGTCCTGGCCACACCGAG GTGCATAGCGTAATGTCCATGTTGTTCTACACTCTGATCACAGCTCTTTTGATCGGCATACAGGCAGAACCACACACCAAGAGCAATGTCCCAGCAGGACACGACGTCCCCCAAGCCCACTGGACTAAACTTCAGCATTCTCTTGACACAGCCCTCCGCAGAGCCCACAGTGCCCCAGCTGGGGCGATAGCCGCCAGGGTGGCAGGGCAGACCCGCAACATCACCGTGGAccccaaactttttaaaaagaggcgACTGCGTTCACCCCGCGTGCTGTTCagcacccagcccccacccgTGGCTGCAGACACTCAGGATCTGGACTTGGAGGCCAATCGTGCTGCCTCCTTCAACAGGACTCACAGGAGCAAGCGGTCAGCACCATCCCATCCCATCTTCCACCGGGGGGAGTTCTCTGTGTGCGACAGCGTCAGCGTGTGGGTCGCGGACAAGACCACCGCCACGGACATCAAGGGCAAGGAGgtgatggtgctgggagaggtgaACATTAACAACAGTGTATTCAAACAGTACTTTTTTGAGACCAAGTGCCGGGACCCCAATCCCGACGAGAGCGGGTGCCGAGGCATCGACTCGAAGCACTGGAACTCGTATTGTACCACAACCCACACCTTCGTCAGGGCGCTGACCATGGATGGCAAGCAGGCTGCCTGGCGGTTTATTCGGATCGAcacagcctgtgtgtgtgtgctcagcaGGAAGGCGGGGAGAAGAGCCTGA
- the NGF gene encoding beta-nerve growth factor isoform X2, whose translation MSMLFYTLITALLIGIQAEPHTKSNVPAGHDVPQAHWTKLQHSLDTALRRAHSAPAGAIAARVAGQTRNITVDPKLFKKRRLRSPRVLFSTQPPPVAADTQDLDLEANRAASFNRTHRSKRSAPSHPIFHRGEFSVCDSVSVWVADKTTATDIKGKEVMVLGEVNINNSVFKQYFFETKCRDPNPDESGCRGIDSKHWNSYCTTTHTFVRALTMDGKQAAWRFIRIDTACVCVLSRKAGRRA comes from the coding sequence ATGTCCATGTTGTTCTACACTCTGATCACAGCTCTTTTGATCGGCATACAGGCAGAACCACACACCAAGAGCAATGTCCCAGCAGGACACGACGTCCCCCAAGCCCACTGGACTAAACTTCAGCATTCTCTTGACACAGCCCTCCGCAGAGCCCACAGTGCCCCAGCTGGGGCGATAGCCGCCAGGGTGGCAGGGCAGACCCGCAACATCACCGTGGAccccaaactttttaaaaagaggcgACTGCGTTCACCCCGCGTGCTGTTCagcacccagcccccacccgTGGCTGCAGACACTCAGGATCTGGACTTGGAGGCCAATCGTGCTGCCTCCTTCAACAGGACTCACAGGAGCAAGCGGTCAGCACCATCCCATCCCATCTTCCACCGGGGGGAGTTCTCTGTGTGCGACAGCGTCAGCGTGTGGGTCGCGGACAAGACCACCGCCACGGACATCAAGGGCAAGGAGgtgatggtgctgggagaggtgaACATTAACAACAGTGTATTCAAACAGTACTTTTTTGAGACCAAGTGCCGGGACCCCAATCCCGACGAGAGCGGGTGCCGAGGCATCGACTCGAAGCACTGGAACTCGTATTGTACCACAACCCACACCTTCGTCAGGGCGCTGACCATGGATGGCAAGCAGGCTGCCTGGCGGTTTATTCGGATCGAcacagcctgtgtgtgtgtgctcagcaGGAAGGCGGGGAGAAGAGCCTGA